The Candidatus Poribacteria bacterium region AAGGCGAAACTGTTCCTGTTTGATGATAGCAATTCAAATAGTTTAGTATGCCCTTGGAGAAACAATGCTAACAAAATTGATTTGCCGTAATTTCAAAAACTTTGGCAAAGTTGAAATCGAATTGGGGAATCCTGTCGTTTTCATTGGACCAAACAATTCCGGTAAAACTACAGCGCTACAAGCACTTGCTCTGTGGGAGATAGCACTCAGGCGTTGGAACGAGAACCGCAAAGGGAGAGCAAACCCAGAAAAGCGTCCGGGTGTTGCTATAAACCGGCGCGATCTCATCTCCGTTCCAGTACCAAGCGCGCGATTGCTCTGGCGAGATTTGCAAGTGCGTGATGTAGAAAGAGTTGAAGGGAGACAACGGACCCAAAATATCCGTATAGATATTATTGTGGAAGGTGTTACGGATGGCAAAAACTGGCAGTGCGGTTTTGAATTCGATTATGCCAATCAGGAATCCTTTTACTGTCGTCCTTTGAGAGTACCAGAAACAGATGAAAAAGATACTGAGCGAATGCCTGTTCCTGACCAAGCGGAAGAGATTGCTGTTGCCTTTCTCCCGCCGATGTCTGGGCTCGCGTCTAATGAGACACGACTTGATGAAGGGGCAATCAATGTCCGGATCGGAGAGGGGCGGACAGCAGAGGTGTTGCGGAATCTCTGCTATCAGGTGTCAGAGGATGCCCAAAAATGGGAGAAGCTCTGTGTGCAAATCCATTCCTTGTTCGGTGTCCACCTTGATGAACCCAATTATATTCAGGAGCGTGGGGAGATTGCGATGAACTATCAAGATGAGTCTGGTATTTCTCTTGACCTCTCTTCATCGGGGCAGGGCTTGCAACAAACGCTACTACTACTTGCTTATATTGCTGCACATCCGGGTTCTGTCCTGCTTCTTGACGAACCAGATGCACATCTTGAAATCCTTCGGCAGCGTCAGATTTATCAGATCCTTACAGAGTCAGCGATTGAAAATAATAGTCAGATCGTTGCTGCCAGTCATTCTGAAGTCATCCTCAACGAAGCGGCGGATCGCGACGTAGTGATTGCCTTTCTTGGT contains the following coding sequences:
- a CDS encoding AAA family ATPase, which codes for MLTKLICRNFKNFGKVEIELGNPVVFIGPNNSGKTTALQALALWEIALRRWNENRKGRANPEKRPGVAINRRDLISVPVPSARLLWRDLQVRDVERVEGRQRTQNIRIDIIVEGVTDGKNWQCGFEFDYANQESFYCRPLRVPETDEKDTERMPVPDQAEEIAVAFLPPMSGLASNETRLDEGAINVRIGEGRTAEVLRNLCYQVSEDAQKWEKLCVQIHSLFGVHLDEPNYIQERGEIAMNYQDESGISLDLSSSGQGLQQTLLLLAYIAAHPGSVLLLDEPDAHLEILRQRQIYQILTESAIENNSQIVAASHSEVILNEAADRDVVIAFLGAPHRIDDRGSQLLKSLRTIGFEQYYQAQQRGWVLYLEGSTDLAILQAFAEKLNHPAKKELEAPYIHYVGNQPEKAREHFYGLREAKPDLVGFCLFDRIDGELHRQPELVE